Proteins found in one Nocardia brasiliensis ATCC 700358 genomic segment:
- a CDS encoding UDP-glucose dehydrogenase family protein, giving the protein MRCTVFGTGYLGATHAACMAELGHDVIGVDVDPGKVAKLSDGVVPFYEPGLEEVLRRNLDAGRLRFTTSYAEAAAHSEVHFLGVGTPQKKGEYAADLKYVHAVVDTLVPMLERPSVIIGKSTVPVGTATALGARARALTSAEVEVAWNPEFLREGFAVKDTLRPDRLVLGVDRERDAAAWVEQLVREVYADLITAEVPFLLTDLATAELVKVSANAFLATKISFINAVSEVCEATGADVTMLADALGYDARIGRRFLNAGLGFGGGCLPKDIRAFMARSGELGADHAVAFLREVDNINMRRRTKVVDMAARACGGSLLGANVAVLGAAFKPESDDVRDSPALNVAGMIQLHGAVVTVYDPKALENSRRVFPTLNYATSIAEACERADVVLVLTEWDEFTSLRPADLERVVRSRSIIDGRNCLNRAIWREAGWVYAGLGTP; this is encoded by the coding sequence ATGCGATGCACAGTCTTCGGAACCGGGTACCTCGGGGCCACGCACGCGGCGTGCATGGCCGAACTCGGGCACGACGTGATCGGGGTGGACGTCGACCCGGGCAAGGTCGCGAAGCTGTCCGATGGTGTGGTGCCGTTCTACGAACCCGGCCTCGAGGAAGTGCTGCGGCGCAACCTCGACGCGGGCAGGTTGCGATTCACCACGTCTTACGCCGAAGCCGCGGCACATTCGGAGGTGCACTTCCTCGGTGTGGGCACGCCGCAGAAGAAGGGTGAGTACGCCGCGGACCTGAAATATGTGCACGCCGTGGTGGATACGCTCGTCCCGATGCTGGAGCGTCCGTCGGTGATCATCGGCAAGTCCACCGTGCCGGTCGGCACCGCGACCGCGCTCGGGGCCAGGGCTCGCGCGCTCACCTCCGCCGAGGTCGAGGTGGCGTGGAACCCCGAGTTCCTCCGGGAAGGCTTCGCGGTGAAGGACACGCTGCGCCCGGATCGCCTTGTGCTGGGCGTGGATCGGGAGCGCGACGCCGCGGCCTGGGTCGAGCAGCTGGTGCGCGAGGTCTACGCGGATCTGATCACCGCCGAGGTGCCGTTCCTGCTGACCGACCTGGCCACCGCGGAATTGGTGAAGGTTTCGGCCAACGCCTTTCTCGCGACCAAGATTTCGTTCATCAACGCGGTCTCCGAGGTGTGCGAGGCGACCGGCGCCGACGTGACGATGCTGGCCGACGCGCTCGGCTACGACGCCCGCATCGGCCGCCGATTCCTCAATGCCGGACTGGGTTTCGGCGGCGGCTGCCTACCGAAGGACATCCGCGCGTTCATGGCCCGCTCCGGTGAGCTCGGCGCCGATCACGCGGTGGCGTTCCTGCGCGAGGTCGACAACATCAACATGCGCCGCCGCACCAAGGTGGTGGACATGGCGGCCCGCGCCTGCGGCGGTTCGCTGCTCGGCGCGAACGTGGCCGTGCTGGGCGCCGCGTTCAAACCCGAATCCGATGACGTGCGGGATTCCCCGGCGCTGAATGTGGCGGGCATGATCCAGCTGCACGGCGCGGTGGTGACCGTGTATGACCCGAAAGCACTGGAGAATTCGCGCCGGGTGTTCCCGACGCTCAACTACGCCACCTCGATTGCGGAAGCGTGCGAACGCGCCGATGTAGTCTTGGTGCTCACCGAATGGGACGAGTTCACCTCATTGCGTCCGGCCGATCTGGAGCGAGTGGTGCGGTCCCGGTCGATCATCGACGGGAGGAATTGTCTCAATCGTGCCATTTGGCGAGAAGCCGGATGGGTGTACGCCGGACTGGGTACCCCGTAG
- a CDS encoding acyl-CoA dehydrogenase family protein: MEFDWSAADLAFRDEVRAFLDAELTPELRRAGRLATSVYPDHEASMQWQRILHERGWAAPAWPVEYGGCEWSLTQHYIFARESTLAGAPALSPMGIKMVAHAIIAYGTAEQKAFYLPRILTGEVFFCQGYSEPEAGSDLAALTMAAVEDGDDLVCTGSKIWTTHATEANWIFCLVRTARTGKKQQGITFLLIDMTSPGIEIRPLVMTSGEQVQNQVFFDNVRVPKSNVLGQIDDGWTVAKYLLVHERGGAMAPYLQAMAQEIGIEAAQQPGPDGNPLIDDPAFSARLAEARIRTEVLEILEYRTISAMARGKNPGPASSMLKILATELSQQLTELALTAAGPRARVYQPHATKPGGPIAEFTPPADGYHSGSEWQAVAPLRYFNDRAGSIYAGSNEIQRNILAKAALGL, encoded by the coding sequence ATGGAATTCGACTGGTCAGCGGCCGATCTGGCATTTCGGGACGAGGTGCGGGCGTTTCTCGACGCCGAACTGACACCGGAGTTGCGGCGCGCCGGACGATTGGCGACAAGCGTCTACCCCGATCACGAGGCCAGCATGCAATGGCAGCGGATCCTGCACGAGCGCGGCTGGGCGGCGCCCGCCTGGCCCGTCGAATACGGCGGGTGCGAATGGAGCCTCACGCAGCACTACATCTTCGCGCGGGAATCGACACTGGCGGGAGCGCCCGCGCTGTCCCCGATGGGGATCAAGATGGTGGCGCACGCGATCATCGCCTACGGGACCGCGGAACAGAAAGCGTTCTACCTGCCGCGCATTCTGACCGGCGAAGTCTTCTTCTGCCAAGGCTATTCGGAGCCGGAAGCGGGATCCGACCTCGCCGCGCTGACGATGGCGGCGGTCGAGGACGGCGACGACCTCGTCTGCACCGGCAGCAAGATCTGGACCACCCACGCCACCGAGGCGAATTGGATCTTCTGCCTGGTGCGCACCGCACGGACGGGAAAGAAGCAGCAGGGCATCACCTTTCTGCTGATCGATATGACCTCGCCCGGCATCGAGATCCGCCCGCTGGTGATGACCTCCGGCGAACAGGTGCAGAACCAGGTTTTCTTCGACAACGTCCGGGTACCGAAAAGCAATGTGCTCGGGCAGATCGACGACGGCTGGACCGTCGCCAAATATCTGCTCGTGCACGAACGAGGTGGTGCGATGGCGCCGTACCTGCAGGCGATGGCACAGGAAATCGGCATCGAAGCGGCGCAACAGCCAGGACCGGACGGCAATCCGCTGATCGATGATCCGGCATTCTCGGCGCGCCTGGCGGAGGCGCGGATTCGCACCGAGGTGCTCGAAATACTGGAGTACCGCACGATTTCGGCGATGGCGCGGGGCAAGAACCCGGGACCGGCCTCCTCCATGCTGAAGATCCTCGCCACCGAGCTGAGCCAGCAGCTGACCGAACTGGCCTTGACCGCCGCCGGTCCGCGCGCGCGGGTGTATCAACCGCATGCCACCAAACCCGGTGGGCCGATCGCCGAATTCACGCCGCCCGCGGACGGTTATCACAGCGGCAGCGAATGGCAGGCGGTCGCGCCGCTGCGCTACTTCAACGACCGGGCCGGCTCGATCTATGCGGGCAGCAACGAGATTCAGCGAAACATCCTCGCCAAAGCAGCATTGGGGCTCTGA
- a CDS encoding (Fe-S)-binding protein — translation MNALTVTLGTIGTALSLLCWASFVGGVRNIARTIMIGQSAPDRWRPFFPRFKTMIVEFLAHTRMVKFRTVGWAHWLVMIGFLAGFILFFEAYGQTFDPEFHWPIIGNWAIYHLADEILGIGTVIGILVLIVIRQLNHPRLPERLSRFSGSRFGPAYIIETIVLIEGLGMVLVKAGKIAVYGHSNPWTDFFTMQVAKLLPANATMVALFAFVKLMSGSTFLFLVGRNLNWGVAWHRFSAFPNIYFKREDDGGVALGAVKPMMSKGKPIDMETADPDNDTFGAGRIEDFSWKGWLDFTTCTECGRCQSQCPAWNTGKPLSPKLLIMSLRDHGYAKAPYLLAGGRKDMGGDEVGLVDAEGAPNEAALAKISDAAKAEAERPLVGELEANGIIDPEVLWSCTTCGACVEQCPVDIEHVDHIIDMRRYQVLIESEFPSELAGLFKNLENKGNPWGQNSKDRLNWINELDFQIPVFGQDADSFDGYDYLFWVGCAGAYEDRAKKTTKAVAELLATAGVKFMVLGADETCTGDSARRAGNEFLFQQLAAQNIELLNSVFEGVEQQKKKIVVTCAHCFNALNNEYPQVGGTYEVVHHTQLLNRLVRQKQLIPVASVSQNVTYHDPCYLGRHNKVYNAPRELMEASGSTLVEMPRHGERSMCCGAGGARMWMEEQLGKRINVDRVDEGLNTLTGAGGATPGKIATGCPFCRVMLTDGVTARQEKGEGEGVEVVDVAQLMLDAIDRVDPARLTENLTVVQEPKAPAVEEVAEPEPEPEQQAPAAKAAPTGGGLAMKGPAKAPGGGLGMKGAAKAPGAKAEETAAEAAPPVKGLAMKGPAKKPGGLGMKGAAKAPGAKAEPAAEESAAETAAPPVKGLAMKGPAKKPGGLGMKGAAKAPGAKAPAAESAPTESAPAESASATESAAPAPAPKPVKGLGMKGAAKAPGAKAPGAKAPGAKAPAAPAPAPAAESPATPETPAAEPVSEPTETKPTIPAKGLAMKSGFKRPGPKTPGTPATPANPAPPADPEPVAESPAEDPTPEPPQPTNGTGNGEATPPTAKPGGLGFKSGAKAPGRKN, via the coding sequence ATGAATGCCCTGACAGTGACGCTGGGCACGATTGGGACGGCGCTCAGCCTATTGTGTTGGGCCTCGTTCGTCGGCGGCGTTCGAAACATCGCGCGCACCATCATGATCGGCCAGAGCGCGCCGGACCGCTGGCGACCGTTCTTCCCCCGCTTCAAGACGATGATCGTGGAATTCCTGGCGCACACGCGCATGGTGAAGTTCCGCACCGTCGGCTGGGCCCACTGGCTGGTGATGATCGGCTTCCTGGCCGGGTTCATCCTCTTCTTCGAGGCCTACGGGCAGACCTTCGATCCCGAATTCCACTGGCCGATCATCGGCAACTGGGCGATCTACCACCTGGCCGACGAGATCCTCGGCATCGGCACCGTGATCGGCATCCTGGTGCTGATCGTGATCCGCCAGCTGAACCACCCGCGCCTGCCCGAGCGGCTGTCCCGGTTCAGCGGTTCGCGGTTCGGTCCCGCCTACATCATCGAGACCATCGTGCTCATCGAGGGCCTCGGCATGGTGCTGGTCAAGGCGGGCAAGATCGCCGTCTACGGCCACTCGAACCCGTGGACCGACTTCTTCACCATGCAGGTCGCCAAGCTGCTGCCGGCCAACGCGACGATGGTCGCGCTGTTCGCGTTCGTGAAACTGATGTCGGGCAGCACCTTCCTGTTCCTGGTCGGCCGCAACCTCAACTGGGGCGTGGCGTGGCACCGCTTCTCGGCGTTCCCGAACATCTACTTCAAGCGTGAGGACGACGGCGGTGTCGCGCTCGGCGCGGTCAAGCCGATGATGTCCAAGGGCAAGCCGATCGACATGGAGACCGCCGACCCGGACAACGACACGTTCGGCGCGGGCCGGATCGAGGACTTCTCCTGGAAGGGCTGGCTCGACTTCACCACCTGCACCGAGTGCGGCCGCTGCCAGTCGCAGTGCCCGGCCTGGAACACGGGTAAGCCGTTGTCGCCCAAGCTGCTGATCATGTCGCTGCGCGATCACGGTTACGCCAAGGCGCCGTACCTGCTGGCCGGTGGCCGCAAGGACATGGGCGGCGACGAGGTCGGCCTGGTCGACGCCGAAGGCGCGCCGAACGAGGCCGCGCTGGCGAAGATCTCCGACGCGGCGAAGGCGGAGGCGGAACGCCCGCTGGTCGGCGAGCTCGAGGCCAACGGCATCATCGACCCCGAAGTGCTGTGGTCGTGCACCACCTGCGGTGCGTGCGTCGAGCAGTGCCCGGTGGATATCGAACACGTCGACCACATCATCGACATGCGCCGCTACCAGGTGCTCATCGAATCGGAGTTCCCGTCCGAGCTCGCAGGCCTGTTCAAGAACCTGGAGAACAAGGGCAACCCCTGGGGCCAGAACTCCAAGGACCGGCTCAACTGGATCAACGAGCTGGACTTCCAGATCCCGGTCTTCGGCCAGGACGCGGACAGCTTCGACGGGTACGACTACCTGTTCTGGGTCGGTTGCGCGGGCGCCTACGAAGACCGCGCGAAGAAGACCACCAAGGCGGTCGCCGAACTGCTCGCCACCGCGGGCGTCAAGTTCATGGTGCTCGGCGCCGACGAGACCTGCACCGGTGACTCGGCCCGCCGCGCGGGCAACGAGTTCCTGTTCCAGCAGTTGGCCGCGCAGAACATCGAACTGCTCAACTCGGTGTTCGAGGGCGTCGAACAGCAGAAAAAGAAGATCGTCGTCACCTGTGCGCACTGCTTCAACGCGCTCAACAACGAGTACCCGCAGGTGGGTGGCACCTACGAGGTGGTGCACCACACCCAGCTGCTGAACCGCCTGGTGCGGCAGAAGCAGCTGATCCCGGTCGCCTCGGTGTCGCAGAACGTCACCTACCACGACCCCTGCTACCTGGGCAGGCACAACAAGGTCTACAACGCGCCGCGCGAACTGATGGAAGCCTCCGGTTCCACGCTGGTCGAAATGCCGCGCCACGGCGAACGTTCCATGTGCTGTGGCGCCGGTGGCGCGCGCATGTGGATGGAAGAGCAGCTCGGCAAGCGGATCAACGTCGACCGCGTGGACGAAGGCCTCAACACCCTCACCGGCGCCGGTGGCGCGACGCCGGGCAAGATCGCGACCGGCTGCCCGTTCTGCCGCGTCATGCTCACCGACGGCGTCACCGCCCGGCAAGAAAAGGGTGAAGGCGAAGGGGTCGAGGTCGTCGACGTCGCCCAGCTCATGCTCGACGCCATCGACCGGGTCGACCCGGCCCGGCTCACCGAGAACCTCACCGTCGTGCAGGAGCCGAAAGCGCCTGCGGTGGAAGAGGTCGCCGAGCCCGAACCCGAACCGGAGCAGCAGGCCCCGGCCGCCAAGGCCGCGCCGACCGGCGGCGGACTCGCGATGAAGGGCCCGGCGAAGGCACCCGGCGGCGGCCTCGGCATGAAGGGCGCGGCCAAGGCGCCCGGAGCCAAGGCCGAGGAGACCGCCGCGGAAGCGGCACCGCCGGTCAAGGGCCTGGCCATGAAGGGCCCCGCCAAGAAACCGGGTGGACTCGGCATGAAGGGCGCGGCCAAGGCGCCGGGCGCGAAAGCCGAACCCGCGGCGGAAGAGTCGGCCGCGGAGACCGCCGCACCGCCGGTCAAGGGTCTCGCCATGAAGGGCCCCGCCAAGAAGCCCGGCGGACTCGGCATGAAGGGCGCGGCCAAGGCGCCGGGCGCGAAGGCACCGGCCGCGGAATCCGCTCCCACCGAATCCGCCCCTGCCGAATCCGCATCCGCCACCGAGTCCGCCGCACCGGCTCCCGCGCCGAAGCCGGTCAAGGGACTCGGCATGAAGGGTGCCGCCAAAGCACCGGGCGCCAAAGCACCGGGCGCCAAAGCACCGGGCGCGAAGGCACCGGCCGCACCCGCGCCCGCTCCGGCGGCCGAGTCCCCGGCCACCCCGGAAACGCCCGCAGCCGAACCGGTTTCGGAACCCACCGAAACCAAGCCGACCATCCCCGCCAAGGGTTTGGCCATGAAGTCCGGCTTCAAGCGCCCCGGCCCCAAGACCCCCGGCACCCCCGCGACCCCGGCCAACCCGGCACCCCCGGCCGACCCCGAACCCGTCGCGGAATCCCCCGCCGAGGACCCCACCCCCGAGCCGCCCCAGCCCACCAACGGCACCGGCAACGGCGAAGCCACACCCCCCACCGCCAAACCAGGCGGCCTCGGCTTCAAGTCCGGCGCCAAGGCCCCGGGACGCAAGAACTGA
- a CDS encoding Hsp70 family protein — MSSVLGVSVGAGAVRMARPHTANPHGHVEPHSFDLQTVPVAGQTVEELAAEAIGVTLETTPGIAATAIAYRSEQHARAVRAAMARQQLTNYELVPEVVAALEFAQSTGDIRGISSLVVYDLGSSGLSVSVVDTQSREIRYSERTSDISGDYLDSLIREQQIASGRIAHPPDAAGLAALDGLCREAKEQLSTNTAVALPSEQGLVLLAQENFESLIMLAIESSARMARDVITRSDRPVHGVLAIGGCARIPLVAKVLERWMGVPVIVPQSPETVVARGAALLARPVQPEAAAAGAVLDDELSPAWLSTPPKKRGKREISGAVLTVSALAVVAAIGLGLGYGPQVLQRDSHSEGSPTVPTTTSPRTTTLDPQIAVAPATPSETPAESVAAPPPRRATTEPPPPPAPGPNTIVVPGLPPIVVPTIPPEVFPFPPPPPR; from the coding sequence ATGAGTTCGGTACTGGGAGTTTCGGTGGGGGCCGGCGCTGTCCGTATGGCGCGACCACACACCGCGAACCCCCACGGGCACGTCGAGCCGCATTCGTTCGATCTGCAGACCGTTCCGGTCGCCGGCCAGACGGTCGAGGAGCTGGCCGCCGAGGCCATCGGCGTCACGCTGGAGACCACGCCCGGCATCGCCGCCACCGCGATCGCCTACCGCAGCGAGCAGCACGCCCGCGCGGTGCGCGCGGCCATGGCCCGCCAGCAGCTGACCAATTACGAACTCGTCCCCGAGGTGGTCGCCGCGCTGGAATTCGCGCAGTCCACCGGTGATATCCGCGGCATCTCCTCGCTGGTCGTCTACGACCTCGGCAGCTCGGGTCTGTCGGTGAGCGTGGTGGACACCCAGTCGCGGGAGATCCGCTACAGCGAGCGCACCAGCGATATCAGCGGCGACTACCTCGACTCGTTGATCCGCGAACAGCAGATCGCCTCCGGCCGGATCGCGCATCCGCCGGACGCGGCGGGCCTGGCCGCACTGGACGGGCTGTGCCGCGAAGCCAAGGAACAGCTATCCACCAACACCGCGGTCGCGCTCCCCAGCGAGCAGGGCCTGGTGTTACTGGCACAGGAGAACTTCGAGTCGCTGATCATGCTGGCGATCGAATCGTCGGCGCGGATGGCGCGCGACGTGATCACCCGCTCCGACCGCCCCGTGCACGGCGTGCTCGCGATCGGCGGCTGCGCCCGGATTCCGCTGGTGGCCAAGGTACTCGAACGCTGGATGGGTGTGCCGGTGATCGTGCCGCAGAGCCCGGAGACCGTGGTGGCCCGCGGTGCCGCGCTGCTCGCCCGGCCGGTGCAGCCCGAGGCGGCGGCGGCCGGCGCGGTGCTCGATGACGAATTATCCCCGGCCTGGTTATCGACGCCCCCGAAGAAACGCGGTAAACGCGAGATCAGCGGCGCGGTGCTGACCGTCAGCGCGCTCGCGGTGGTCGCCGCGATCGGCCTGGGCCTGGGCTACGGTCCCCAAGTACTGCAACGCGATTCGCACAGCGAAGGATCACCCACCGTGCCGACGACCACGTCGCCGCGCACCACCACGCTCGACCCGCAGATCGCCGTCGCCCCCGCGACACCCTCGGAGACGCCCGCGGAATCGGTGGCCGCGCCGCCGCCGCGCCGGGCCACCACCGAGCCCCCGCCGCCACCGGCCCCGGGCCCCAACACCATTGTCGTGCCGGGGCTTCCGCCGATCGTGGTGCCCACGATCCCGCCCGAGGTCTTCCCCTTCCCACCGCCCCCGCCGCGCTAG
- a CDS encoding helix-turn-helix domain-containing protein, with protein sequence MPSEASSQHTYLPEPAEELAPVVSFLAAHEARHGDTVRPRYLLVGADEHDQVELPESLHRVLVQVVSALRDGKAVTVAPQSMTLTTQQAADLLGVSRPTVVRLIDANKIPAERAGSRRRLLLTDVLAYREQRRHRQYEALAATALGLDDEEDPAAVLAELREIRKEAARKRRS encoded by the coding sequence ATGCCGTCCGAGGCCTCGAGCCAGCACACATACCTGCCCGAACCAGCCGAGGAGCTGGCCCCCGTGGTCAGTTTCCTGGCCGCGCACGAGGCGCGTCATGGCGACACGGTACGGCCGCGTTACCTGCTGGTCGGTGCCGACGAGCACGATCAAGTAGAGCTGCCGGAGTCCCTGCACCGCGTCCTGGTTCAAGTGGTGTCCGCGCTGCGCGACGGGAAGGCAGTGACGGTCGCGCCGCAAAGCATGACCCTGACCACCCAGCAAGCCGCGGACTTGCTCGGCGTCAGCCGGCCGACCGTGGTCCGCTTGATCGATGCGAACAAGATCCCCGCGGAACGCGCCGGATCCCGGCGCAGGCTACTGCTCACCGATGTCCTGGCTTATCGAGAACAGCGGCGTCACCGACAGTACGAAGCACTCGCCGCGACCGCGCTCGGCCTGGACGACGAAGAAGATCCGGCAGCGGTCCTGGCAGAGCTACGTGAGATCCGAAAGGAAGCTGCGCGAAAACGTCGCAGCTGA
- a CDS encoding acyl-CoA dehydrogenase family protein, whose protein sequence is MDFTLTEEQELLRTALAGFLGARYDLEKSRTAVKSGPGWQPAIWRAFADELGILGAILPERVDGMGGGPVEMMVIAEELGRALVVEPFVDTIVVGAGLLNRSGGERADAVLRQIAAGEARTAFAALEPTSGQTLHDVSTTARRDGDSWVLDGAKTVVTSAPLATHLLITARTAGNRRDQRGISLFCIDFDADNPPAGIAVHPYRTIDDRVAADLTFTDFRVPADALLGIEGTAWVAIEPTVDTAIAAIAAETVGCLRTVLADTLEYAKQRKQFGQPIGSFQVLQHRMVDMYMELEQAIAATYLAIYSLSAEPPARARAVAAAKVTVARAARFIGQNAVQLHGAMGMTEELAIGHYFKRLTAIHHEYGTPDHHLTRYATLTRP, encoded by the coding sequence ATGGACTTCACACTCACCGAGGAGCAGGAACTGCTCCGCACCGCCCTCGCCGGCTTCCTCGGCGCGCGCTATGACCTGGAAAAGAGCCGCACCGCGGTCAAATCCGGGCCGGGCTGGCAGCCCGCGATCTGGCGCGCGTTCGCCGACGAACTCGGCATCCTCGGCGCGATCCTGCCCGAGCGGGTCGACGGCATGGGTGGTGGGCCGGTCGAAATGATGGTCATCGCCGAGGAACTCGGCCGTGCGCTGGTCGTGGAGCCGTTCGTGGACACGATTGTCGTCGGCGCCGGACTGCTGAACCGCTCCGGTGGGGAACGCGCCGACGCGGTGCTGCGCCAGATCGCGGCGGGCGAGGCGCGCACGGCTTTCGCTGCGCTGGAACCGACTTCGGGCCAGACCCTGCACGATGTCAGCACCACCGCACGGCGTGATGGTGACTCGTGGGTGCTCGACGGCGCGAAGACCGTGGTGACCAGCGCACCGCTGGCCACGCACCTGCTGATCACCGCGCGCACCGCGGGCAATCGGCGCGATCAGCGCGGTATCTCGTTGTTCTGCATCGATTTCGATGCGGACAACCCGCCCGCCGGTATCGCGGTGCATCCGTACCGGACCATCGATGACCGAGTCGCCGCCGACCTCACGTTCACCGATTTCCGCGTGCCCGCCGACGCGTTGCTCGGCATCGAAGGCACCGCCTGGGTCGCGATCGAACCCACCGTCGACACCGCCATCGCGGCCATCGCCGCCGAAACCGTCGGCTGCCTGCGCACCGTGCTCGCCGACACCCTCGAATACGCCAAGCAGCGCAAGCAGTTCGGTCAGCCGATCGGCAGTTTCCAAGTGCTGCAACACCGCATGGTCGACATGTACATGGAACTCGAACAAGCCATTGCGGCCACCTATCTCGCGATCTACTCGCTCTCCGCCGAACCCCCGGCTCGCGCCCGCGCCGTCGCCGCAGCCAAGGTCACCGTGGCCCGCGCCGCCCGCTTCATCGGCCAGAACGCCGTCCAACTACACGGCGCCATGGGCATGACCGAAGAACTGGCCATCGGCCACTACTTCAAACGCCTCACCGCCATCCACCACGAATACGGCACCCCCGACCACCACCTCACCCGCTACGCCACCCTCACCCGCCCCTGA
- a CDS encoding YdcF family protein, giving the protein MRRLRWAVLGLVVAVSVVAALWPVYVRPRTDTPVPADAILVLGGAHDGREQLALRLAAEGFAPRVLISDPYEHSTLINRICHGSYSFQVICFDPAPRTTRGEGRFLARMARAGGWQRVIVVTFTPHISRARYILGKCWSGELLFVDPEPALSVPRWAWDYAYQSAGYVRAFFEDCDA; this is encoded by the coding sequence ATGCGACGCTTGCGGTGGGCCGTGCTCGGCCTGGTCGTCGCCGTGTCGGTCGTGGCGGCGCTGTGGCCGGTCTATGTCCGGCCGCGCACCGACACCCCCGTTCCCGCCGACGCGATCCTGGTCCTCGGCGGGGCGCACGACGGCCGCGAACAGCTGGCGCTGCGACTGGCTGCCGAAGGCTTCGCGCCCCGGGTCCTGATCTCGGATCCGTACGAGCACAGCACCCTGATCAATCGAATCTGCCACGGCAGCTACAGCTTCCAGGTGATCTGTTTCGATCCTGCGCCCCGCACCACCCGCGGCGAGGGCCGCTTTCTCGCGCGGATGGCGCGGGCCGGCGGTTGGCAGCGCGTCATCGTGGTCACCTTCACCCCGCACATCTCCCGGGCCCGCTACATCCTCGGCAAATGCTGGTCCGGCGAGCTGCTCTTCGTCGACCCCGAGCCCGCCCTCTCCGTTCCGCGCTGGGCGTGGGACTACGCCTATCAGTCGGCGGGCTACGTCCGGGCCTTCTTCGAGGATTGTGACGCCTAG
- a CDS encoding PIN domain-containing protein encodes MFGALLDTCVLWPSLQRDFLLSLAVENLYRPLWSSPILEELERHEARKLVRRGQDPNTAQATASRLVARMTTAFDDALICGWEPLEGSFGLPDVDDEHVVAAAVVGAAGAIVTENRRHFPGGLLPAGLQVIGAAEFAANTCAVDPARALTSLQGLSRRHCNPPQSVEELLEVLSTRYGMYEAVELISNA; translated from the coding sequence ATGTTCGGCGCCCTGCTCGACACCTGCGTACTGTGGCCGAGCCTGCAACGTGACTTCCTGCTCTCGCTGGCTGTGGAGAACCTCTATCGGCCACTCTGGAGCAGTCCGATCCTCGAGGAACTCGAACGACACGAAGCTCGTAAACTCGTTCGCCGTGGCCAAGATCCGAACACTGCACAGGCCACGGCGTCCAGGCTCGTCGCGAGGATGACGACGGCGTTCGACGACGCACTCATCTGCGGGTGGGAGCCGCTCGAGGGCTCGTTCGGGCTCCCCGACGTCGATGACGAGCACGTTGTGGCCGCGGCCGTGGTCGGCGCGGCGGGAGCGATCGTCACCGAGAATCGGCGCCACTTTCCGGGCGGCCTGCTACCCGCGGGACTGCAGGTGATCGGCGCCGCGGAATTCGCCGCGAATACCTGTGCCGTCGATCCGGCCCGTGCGCTGACTTCTCTACAGGGACTCTCGCGTCGGCACTGTAATCCCCCGCAGTCGGTCGAGGAGCTGCTCGAGGTCCTCTCGACGCGGTACGGGATGTATGAGGCGGTCGAACTGATATCGAATGCGTAG